The Acidimicrobiia bacterium genome includes a window with the following:
- a CDS encoding acyl-CoA synthetase — protein sequence MQLGFWNLATEDPDHLALVDPSGREVAAGELLASCNQLVHGLRAMGLQPGDAIAMVLPNSVEVFELYLAVLQAGWYLIPINFHLVGPEIAYIVQDCEAKVFVAHERFASECAAAADEIAFPKEGRFAVGEIAGFRSYDELKRGQPTSRPESRTTGAVMNYTSGTTGRPKGVRRKLPGVPPDDIAVTFGGMLLLFGLQPGDDNVHICGSPLYHTAVLVFAGGALHLGYTVVVMDKWTPEGMLELIERYRVTNSHMVPTQFHRLLALPDEVKARYDVSSLRHMVHAAAPCPPDIKRRMIEWWGPVIDEYYAASEGGGTLVTSEQWLEHPGTVGRAWPNAEIVILDDDGNELGPNEVGTVYMHMATGDFEYFKDKDKTQRNRVGKFFTVGDVGYLDDDGWLFLRDRKADMIISGGANIYPAEIESVLLTHPKVGDAAVFGIPHEDWGEEVKAVVEPAPGVEAGDDLRDDILGFCAGKLARFKMPKSIDFVDEMPRDPNGKLYKRKLRDPYWEGRERAI from the coding sequence ATGCAGCTCGGCTTCTGGAACCTCGCCACGGAGGATCCCGACCATCTCGCGCTGGTCGATCCGTCCGGGCGCGAGGTCGCCGCCGGTGAGCTGCTCGCCTCGTGCAACCAGCTCGTGCACGGGCTCCGCGCGATGGGGCTGCAGCCCGGTGACGCGATCGCGATGGTGCTGCCGAACTCCGTCGAGGTGTTCGAGCTGTATCTCGCGGTGCTGCAGGCCGGCTGGTACCTGATCCCGATCAACTTCCATCTCGTCGGTCCCGAGATCGCGTACATCGTGCAGGACTGCGAGGCGAAGGTGTTCGTCGCGCACGAACGGTTCGCGAGCGAGTGCGCGGCTGCCGCGGACGAGATCGCGTTCCCGAAGGAAGGTCGCTTCGCGGTCGGCGAGATCGCGGGGTTCCGGAGCTACGACGAGCTGAAGCGCGGGCAGCCGACGTCGCGACCCGAGAGCCGCACGACCGGAGCGGTCATGAACTACACGTCGGGAACGACGGGGCGCCCCAAGGGCGTGCGGCGGAAGCTGCCGGGCGTGCCACCCGACGACATCGCCGTCACGTTCGGCGGGATGCTGCTGCTGTTCGGCCTGCAGCCCGGCGACGACAACGTCCACATCTGCGGCTCGCCGCTGTACCACACGGCGGTGCTCGTGTTCGCGGGCGGCGCGCTGCACCTCGGCTACACCGTCGTCGTCATGGACAAGTGGACCCCGGAAGGGATGCTCGAGCTCATCGAGCGGTACCGGGTGACGAACAGCCACATGGTGCCAACGCAGTTCCACCGGCTGCTCGCGCTGCCCGACGAGGTCAAGGCGCGCTACGACGTGTCGTCGCTGCGCCACATGGTGCACGCGGCCGCGCCGTGCCCGCCGGACATCAAGCGCCGCATGATCGAGTGGTGGGGGCCGGTGATCGACGAGTACTACGCCGCGAGCGAGGGCGGCGGCACGCTCGTGACGTCGGAGCAGTGGCTCGAGCACCCCGGGACCGTCGGGCGCGCGTGGCCGAACGCCGAGATCGTGATCCTCGACGACGACGGCAACGAGCTCGGCCCGAACGAGGTCGGCACGGTCTACATGCACATGGCGACGGGCGACTTCGAGTACTTCAAGGACAAGGACAAGACGCAGCGCAACCGGGTCGGCAAGTTCTTCACCGTCGGGGACGTCGGGTACCTCGACGACGACGGCTGGCTGTTCCTGCGCGACCGCAAGGCCGACATGATCATCTCGGGCGGGGCGAACATCTACCCGGCCGAGATCGAGAGCGTCCTCCTCACGCACCCGAAGGTCGGCGACGCCGCGGTGTTCGGGATCCCGCACGAGGACTGGGGCGAAGAGGTCAAGGCGGTCGTCGAGCCCGCGCCGGGTGTCGAGGCGGGCGACGACCTGCGCGACGACATCCTCGGGTTCTGCGCGGGGAAGCTCGCCCGGTTCAAGATGCCGAAGTCGATCGACTTCGTGGACGAGATGCCGCGCGACCCGAACGGGAAGCTCTACAAGCGCAAGCTCCGCGACCCGTACTGGGAAGGCCGCGAGCGCGCGATCTGA
- a CDS encoding type 1 glutamine amidotransferase domain-containing protein — MSDELNGKRIAFMVSNEGAEQVELTEPWDAVKQAGGTPVLIAPKAGEVQAFNHLDKGDTFPVDRTVDEARVEDYDGLVLPGGVANPDQLRTNHGAVAFARGFVEAGKPVAVICHGPWTLVEAGVVRGRTLTSWPSLQTDIRNAGGQWVDEQVHRDGNLVSSRKPDDLPAFCAAMVDVFAHAGGRAAA; from the coding sequence ATGAGCGACGAGCTGAACGGGAAGCGCATCGCGTTCATGGTCTCCAACGAGGGTGCGGAGCAGGTCGAGCTCACCGAGCCGTGGGACGCGGTGAAGCAAGCGGGTGGGACGCCCGTGCTGATCGCGCCGAAGGCCGGCGAGGTGCAGGCGTTCAACCACCTGGACAAGGGCGACACGTTCCCCGTCGACCGCACCGTCGACGAGGCGCGCGTCGAGGACTACGACGGTCTCGTCCTGCCGGGCGGTGTCGCGAACCCGGACCAATTGCGGACCAATCACGGGGCCGTGGCGTTCGCGCGCGGCTTCGTCGAGGCGGGCAAGCCGGTGGCGGTGATCTGCCACGGCCCGTGGACGCTCGTCGAGGCGGGTGTCGTCCGCGGCCGGACGCTCACGTCGTGGCCGAGCCTGCAGACCGACATCCGCAACGCCGGCGGGCAGTGGGTCGACGAGCAGGTCCACCGCGACGGGAACCTCGTGTCGAGCCGCAAGCCCGACGACCTCCCCGCGTTCTGCGCCGCGATGGTCGACGTGTTCGCGCACGCCGGCGGGCGAGCCGCCGCCTGA
- a CDS encoding TetR family transcriptional regulator codes for MAISAQPDRVPEEDVRATDGRVPGRRGIATRRRLLDCTAELLGSTSYRDIKVIDIAREAGTSPATFYQYFPDVEQAVLVLAEELAADAEPIVELVKGDWRGEKGAATARAVVDAFLEYYERHRAVFRVVDLATGEGDLRFKQLRTRALGGITDALCAVIGEFQHDGKLDADVDPKATAFIMVAMLAHSAAHRYGFEFWGVRTSAQVDTLTRVLTWNVTGRKPRKSG; via the coding sequence ATGGCGATCAGCGCGCAGCCCGACCGCGTCCCAGAGGAGGACGTCCGCGCGACCGACGGCCGGGTTCCCGGGCGTCGCGGCATCGCGACCCGCCGGCGGTTGCTCGACTGCACGGCGGAGCTCCTCGGCTCGACGTCGTACCGCGACATCAAGGTCATCGACATCGCGCGCGAGGCGGGGACGTCGCCGGCGACGTTCTACCAGTACTTTCCGGACGTCGAGCAGGCGGTGCTCGTGCTCGCGGAGGAGCTCGCGGCCGACGCCGAACCCATCGTCGAGCTGGTGAAGGGCGACTGGCGCGGTGAGAAGGGTGCGGCCACCGCGCGCGCCGTGGTGGACGCGTTCCTCGAGTACTACGAGCGCCACCGCGCCGTGTTCCGCGTCGTCGACCTCGCGACCGGTGAAGGGGATCTCCGGTTCAAGCAGTTGCGCACGCGAGCGCTCGGCGGGATCACCGACGCGCTGTGCGCGGTGATCGGCGAGTTCCAGCACGACGGGAAGCTCGACGCTGACGTCGACCCGAAGGCGACCGCGTTCATCATGGTCGCGATGCTCGCCCACTCCGCGGCCCACCGGTACGGGTTCGAGTTCTGGGGCGTGCGCACGTCCGCGCAGGTCGACACGCTGACACGCGTGCTGACGTGGAACGTGACCGGCCGGAAGCCGAGGAAGAGCGGCTGA
- a CDS encoding AI-2E family transporter, which yields MAERPARVPRWLDVGASYAWRALLVAGGIYLVVLAIARLRVVVLPLVVALFLSTVLVPPAQWLRKRGWPPLAATWAVFVAGMLVVAGILLYIVPSVTNHFSALQHQANQGIKRIQDWMVHGPLHMSRKQVKRDFHNFGKEIQKNRTKLVEGALQQATVVLDLVVGGILSIVFAFFFVKDGSVITNWWLGIFDDEHAADLRAIGDRAWRTLSGYIRGTAINGLVNGTLMFIALLAIGVPLAGPIAVLTFVGGFFPIVGALLTGALAALLALVAKGPLAAVLVIGVTIVIHNVEGYLVGPVVLGRAVKLHTIVVLIALTAGGALAGIPGAFVAVPLTAVVLTIIDYYRLKGREPAGETAAETPPPPTALPRRPPVG from the coding sequence GTGGCGGAACGGCCCGCTCGGGTGCCGCGGTGGCTCGACGTCGGGGCGTCGTACGCATGGCGCGCCCTGCTCGTCGCGGGCGGGATCTACCTGGTGGTGCTCGCGATTGCGCGGCTGCGCGTCGTCGTGCTGCCGCTCGTCGTCGCGCTGTTCCTCTCGACCGTGCTCGTCCCGCCCGCGCAGTGGTTGCGGAAGCGGGGGTGGCCGCCGCTCGCCGCGACCTGGGCGGTGTTCGTGGCCGGGATGCTCGTCGTCGCCGGGATCCTGCTGTACATCGTCCCGTCCGTCACCAACCACTTCTCCGCGCTGCAGCACCAGGCCAACCAGGGGATCAAGCGGATCCAGGACTGGATGGTCCACGGCCCGCTGCACATGTCGCGCAAGCAGGTCAAGCGGGACTTCCACAATTTCGGCAAGGAGATCCAGAAGAACCGGACGAAGCTGGTCGAGGGTGCGCTCCAACAGGCGACCGTCGTCCTCGACCTCGTCGTCGGCGGGATCCTGAGCATCGTCTTCGCGTTCTTCTTCGTGAAGGACGGCTCGGTCATCACGAACTGGTGGCTCGGGATCTTCGACGACGAGCACGCCGCGGACCTCCGCGCGATCGGCGACCGCGCGTGGCGGACACTGAGCGGCTACATCCGGGGCACCGCGATCAACGGCCTCGTGAACGGGACGCTGATGTTCATCGCGTTGCTCGCGATCGGCGTACCGCTCGCAGGTCCGATCGCGGTGTTGACGTTCGTGGGCGGGTTCTTCCCGATCGTCGGCGCGCTCCTCACCGGCGCGCTCGCCGCGCTGCTCGCGCTCGTCGCGAAGGGGCCGCTCGCCGCGGTGCTCGTCATCGGCGTGACGATCGTGATCCACAACGTCGAGGGCTACCTCGTCGGGCCCGTCGTGCTCGGGCGCGCGGTGAAGCTGCACACGATCGTCGTGCTCATCGCGCTCACGGCCGGCGGCGCGCTCGCTGGCATCCCGGGCGCGTTCGTCGCGGTGCCGTTGACGGCCGTCGTGCTGACGATCATCGACTACTACCGTCTCAAGGGCCGCGAACCGGCTGGTGAGACCGCGGCCGAGACACCACCGCCGCCGACGGCGCTGCCGAGGAGGCCGCCGGTAGGGTGA
- a CDS encoding ferredoxin, with protein MKVVVNRDLCESNAICMGIAPEVFEVRDDDVLYILDEHPPESMRPKVEQAVRQCPKQALSIED; from the coding sequence ATGAAGGTCGTCGTCAACCGCGACCTCTGCGAGAGCAACGCCATCTGCATGGGCATCGCGCCCGAGGTGTTCGAGGTCCGCGACGACGACGTCCTCTACATCCTCGACGAGCACCCGCCCGAGTCGATGCGCCCGAAGGTCGAGCAGGCCGTCCGCCAGTGCCCGAAGCAGGCCCTCTCCATCGAGGACTGA
- a CDS encoding SDR family oxidoreductase: MERDRPEAEEERLMLLDGRVAIVSGIGPGMGRDISLTLAREGADVVLAARRETKMREVAAEVAGLGRRAVCVPTDITDKEQCGRLVATARDELGRVDVLVNNAFAEEDWATFKGFDLERWRAPFDVNVFGTLQLSQAVVPVMKAQGAGSIVMINTLSTRVVNPVLGGYASSKGALLVAAQVMAKELGAYGIRVNSVAPGHIWGDSLKHYFEHLARQRGVTPQDVYDDIAGQTALHHIPTSEEISRAVLFFASDLSRVITGQTLDVNAGRVFH; the protein is encoded by the coding sequence GTGGAACGTGACCGGCCGGAAGCCGAGGAAGAGCGGCTGATGCTGCTCGACGGGCGCGTCGCGATCGTCTCGGGGATCGGGCCCGGCATGGGGCGGGACATCTCGCTGACGCTTGCTCGTGAAGGCGCCGACGTCGTCCTCGCCGCGCGTCGCGAGACGAAGATGCGCGAGGTCGCGGCCGAGGTCGCGGGTCTCGGTCGTCGTGCGGTCTGCGTCCCGACCGACATCACCGACAAGGAGCAGTGCGGGCGCCTCGTCGCGACCGCGCGCGACGAGCTCGGACGGGTCGACGTCCTCGTGAACAACGCGTTCGCGGAGGAGGACTGGGCGACCTTCAAGGGCTTCGACCTCGAGCGGTGGCGCGCGCCGTTCGACGTCAACGTGTTCGGAACCCTGCAGCTCAGCCAGGCCGTCGTGCCCGTCATGAAGGCGCAGGGCGCCGGGTCGATCGTGATGATCAACACGCTGTCGACGCGTGTCGTCAACCCCGTGCTCGGCGGGTACGCGTCGTCGAAGGGCGCGCTGCTCGTCGCCGCGCAGGTCATGGCGAAGGAGCTCGGCGCGTACGGCATCCGCGTGAACTCGGTCGCCCCGGGCCACATCTGGGGGGACTCGCTGAAGCACTACTTCGAGCACCTGGCGCGCCAACGGGGCGTCACGCCCCAGGACGTCTACGACGACATCGCGGGGCAGACCGCGCTGCACCACATCCCGACCTCCGAGGAGATCTCTCGCGCGGTGCTGTTCTTCGCGTCCGATCTGTCGCGCGTCATCACCGGGCAGACGCTCGACGTGAACGCCGGCCGCGTCTTCCACTGA
- a CDS encoding helix-turn-helix domain-containing protein, translated as MARTGDGLDLALTRVGDRWALRVVDALLGGPRRFTELQHDLGDVATNVLSQRLKQLEQAGVVVARPYSTRPLRNAYELTAEGRELAGALALLADWGARQGDAGETPHHDACGSALEARWYCPTCERVVDDPDDEPLRYA; from the coding sequence ATGGCCCGGACCGGCGACGGACTCGATCTCGCGCTCACCCGCGTCGGGGACCGGTGGGCGCTGCGCGTCGTCGACGCCCTGCTCGGCGGTCCGCGTCGCTTCACCGAGCTCCAGCACGACCTCGGCGACGTCGCGACGAACGTCCTGTCCCAGCGCCTGAAGCAGCTGGAGCAGGCCGGCGTGGTCGTCGCGCGCCCCTACTCGACGCGACCGCTGCGGAACGCGTACGAGCTCACGGCCGAAGGACGCGAGCTCGCGGGCGCGCTCGCCCTCCTCGCAGACTGGGGTGCCCGGCAGGGCGACGCCGGCGAGACGCCGCACCACGACGCGTGCGGCAGCGCGCTCGAGGCGCGCTGGTACTGCCCGACGTGTGAGCGCGTCGTCGACGATCCTGACGACGAGCCGCTGCGCTACGCGTGA
- a CDS encoding N,N-dimethylformamidase beta subunit family domain-containing protein — translation MDRRHAPLALAVLVALCVWAVWPGGSGRGTTAIVHTASRPSRTAADHRHATTRPTVDATALASSSAPTASWVEKENRKPGTRDWAITNAGATHAIEGYADQVSVQQGDTVRLFVSTTAPAFDVEAYRMGYYQGLGGRLVWRSAQQQGVKQPDPVVVPRVNMVETHWQPSLSVTVDKTWPPGEYLFKLVASTGAQRYIPLTVRDDASHAAYLIQSSVATWQAYNMWGGYDLYLGGPPSHPSFAQRARIVSFDRPYDHDGASEFVGNELPLVWLAESKGLDVTYWTDVDLHRAPQLVLQHRVLVTLGHDEYWSTSMRAGAENARDHGVNLVFLGANAVFRHIRFEPSTLGPDRHVVDYKSASEDPTTDKSEVTVDWRAPPLDHPESTLLGGEYECNPVDADMVVLDASQWEFAGTGLRNGAHLPHLVGSEYDRYNPNLPGPKNVTVLAHSPVRCQRRPSYADMTYYTAPSGAGVFDTGTSIWVANLTGPCPQGGCLHNDAVVTVTWNVLEAFGRGPAGLQHPSVSNAQQLPNGGAPLPGEVSNPRGGRVSSGE, via the coding sequence ATGGACCGCCGCCACGCGCCGCTGGCGCTCGCCGTCCTCGTCGCGCTGTGCGTCTGGGCGGTCTGGCCCGGCGGGTCGGGGCGGGGGACGACCGCGATCGTGCACACGGCGTCGCGCCCGTCGCGCACCGCCGCGGACCACCGGCACGCGACGACGCGCCCGACCGTCGACGCGACCGCGCTGGCGAGTTCGAGCGCGCCGACGGCGTCGTGGGTCGAGAAGGAGAACCGCAAGCCCGGCACCCGCGACTGGGCGATCACGAACGCCGGTGCGACCCACGCGATCGAGGGCTACGCGGACCAGGTGAGCGTCCAGCAGGGCGACACCGTCCGCCTCTTCGTCTCGACCACGGCGCCCGCGTTCGACGTCGAGGCGTACCGCATGGGCTACTACCAGGGTCTCGGCGGTCGGCTGGTCTGGCGCTCGGCGCAGCAGCAGGGCGTGAAGCAGCCCGATCCCGTCGTCGTCCCACGCGTGAACATGGTCGAGACGCACTGGCAGCCGTCGCTGTCCGTCACCGTCGACAAGACGTGGCCGCCGGGCGAGTACCTGTTCAAGCTCGTCGCGTCGACCGGCGCGCAGCGCTACATCCCGTTGACGGTGCGCGACGACGCCAGCCACGCCGCGTACCTGATCCAGAGCTCGGTCGCGACGTGGCAGGCGTACAACATGTGGGGCGGCTACGACCTGTACCTCGGTGGACCCCCCAGCCATCCGAGCTTCGCCCAGCGCGCGCGAATCGTGTCGTTCGACCGCCCGTACGACCACGACGGCGCGTCGGAGTTCGTCGGCAACGAGCTGCCGCTCGTCTGGCTCGCGGAGTCGAAGGGCCTCGACGTCACGTACTGGACCGACGTCGACCTCCATCGCGCGCCGCAGCTCGTCCTGCAGCACAGGGTGCTCGTCACGCTCGGCCACGACGAGTACTGGTCGACGTCGATGCGCGCCGGCGCCGAGAACGCCCGCGACCACGGCGTCAACCTCGTGTTCCTCGGCGCGAACGCGGTGTTCCGCCACATCCGGTTCGAGCCGTCGACGCTCGGACCCGACCGGCACGTCGTCGACTACAAGAGCGCGAGCGAGGACCCGACGACCGACAAGAGCGAGGTGACGGTCGACTGGCGCGCGCCGCCGCTCGACCACCCGGAGAGCACGCTCCTCGGGGGTGAGTACGAGTGCAACCCGGTCGACGCGGACATGGTCGTGCTCGACGCGTCGCAATGGGAGTTCGCGGGCACGGGACTGCGGAACGGTGCGCATCTCCCGCATCTCGTCGGGAGCGAGTACGACCGGTACAACCCGAACCTGCCCGGACCGAAGAACGTCACGGTGCTCGCGCACTCGCCGGTGCGGTGCCAGCGACGGCCGAGCTACGCCGACATGACGTACTACACGGCCCCGAGCGGTGCGGGTGTCTTCGACACCGGCACGAGCATCTGGGTCGCCAACCTGACGGGTCCGTGCCCGCAGGGCGGGTGCCTGCACAACGACGCCGTGGTGACCGTGACGTGGAACGTGCTCGAGGCGTTCGGCCGCGGTCCGGCCGGCCTGCAGCATCCGTCGGTGTCGAACGCGCAGCAGCTGCCGAACGGCGGTGCGCCGTTGCCGGGCGAGGTGTCCAACCCGCGCGGCGGTCGGGTCTCGTCCGGCGAGTGA
- a CDS encoding acyl-CoA synthetase, whose amino-acid sequence MPTSPGAGDARGRRSFNLADLFEIVADTVPDRLALVAGDRRLTYRDLDERANRLAHHLSDAGVVRGEKVGIYSWNRAEWVEAMLAAWKISAVPINLNYRYVADEARYILDNADVVALVHERAFAPLVADIRDGVPQLRHLVVLEDGTDEDAHDALEYEAALAASSPARGFPPRSSDDLYILYTGGTTGMPKGVVWRHEDIFFAAMGGGGFGKPPITTPEELATRVAPEGEQLVSICNAPMMHGGGQWVTCIAFFAGNTTILNTAHHFDGHEVWRMAEREGARSIMVVGDAMARPLAEALLDPDQHHDASNVVAIGSGGAILSRAVKDQLRALMPQAVVVDSFGASETGAGGSVMDLDGPAAGPRFTMGPFMTVLDDDLVPVVPGSGDVGRLARSGHIPLAYYKDDEKTAATFLTAADGRRWVVPGDYATIDADGTITVLGRGSVCINTGGEKVYPEEVEAALKSHPDVFDAVVVGVPDDRFVERVAAIVQPRPGTNPSLDDVQAHCRAKIASYKVPRQLVLLDEIVRTPVGKPDYRWAKATATTATAGGH is encoded by the coding sequence GTGCCGACCTCCCCCGGCGCCGGCGACGCGCGCGGGCGCCGCAGCTTCAACCTCGCGGACCTCTTCGAGATCGTCGCCGACACCGTCCCCGACCGTCTCGCGCTCGTCGCCGGTGATCGCCGTCTCACGTATCGCGACCTCGACGAGCGGGCGAACCGTCTCGCGCACCATCTGTCGGACGCGGGCGTGGTGCGCGGCGAGAAGGTCGGGATCTACTCGTGGAACCGCGCCGAGTGGGTCGAGGCGATGCTCGCGGCGTGGAAGATCAGCGCGGTCCCGATCAACCTGAACTACCGCTACGTCGCGGACGAGGCGCGCTACATCCTCGACAACGCGGATGTCGTCGCGCTCGTCCACGAGCGCGCGTTCGCACCGCTCGTCGCGGACATCCGCGATGGCGTCCCCCAGTTGCGTCATCTCGTCGTCCTCGAGGACGGCACTGACGAGGACGCGCACGACGCGCTGGAGTACGAAGCGGCGCTCGCCGCGTCGTCACCCGCGCGGGGCTTCCCGCCCCGCTCCTCCGACGACCTGTACATCCTCTACACGGGTGGCACCACCGGGATGCCGAAGGGTGTCGTGTGGCGCCACGAGGACATCTTCTTCGCGGCGATGGGTGGCGGCGGGTTCGGCAAGCCGCCGATCACGACGCCGGAGGAGCTCGCGACGCGCGTCGCGCCCGAGGGTGAGCAGCTGGTCAGCATCTGCAACGCGCCGATGATGCACGGGGGCGGCCAGTGGGTGACGTGCATCGCGTTCTTCGCCGGGAACACCACCATCCTCAACACCGCGCACCACTTCGACGGGCACGAGGTCTGGCGGATGGCCGAACGCGAGGGCGCGCGGTCGATCATGGTCGTCGGCGACGCGATGGCGCGCCCGCTCGCGGAGGCGCTCCTCGATCCCGACCAGCACCACGACGCGAGCAACGTCGTCGCGATCGGCTCCGGGGGAGCAATCCTGTCGCGCGCGGTGAAGGACCAGCTGCGCGCGCTGATGCCGCAGGCCGTCGTCGTCGACAGCTTCGGTGCGTCGGAGACGGGGGCGGGCGGCAGCGTGATGGACCTGGACGGTCCGGCCGCGGGACCACGCTTCACGATGGGTCCGTTCATGACCGTTCTCGACGACGACCTCGTCCCCGTCGTGCCGGGATCGGGTGACGTCGGCCGCCTGGCGCGGTCGGGACACATCCCGCTCGCGTACTACAAGGACGACGAGAAGACCGCGGCGACGTTCCTGACCGCCGCGGACGGCCGCCGCTGGGTCGTCCCCGGCGACTACGCCACGATCGACGCCGACGGCACGATCACCGTGCTGGGCCGTGGTTCGGTGTGCATCAACACCGGCGGCGAGAAGGTGTACCCCGAGGAGGTCGAGGCCGCGCTGAAGTCGCATCCCGACGTGTTCGACGCCGTCGTCGTCGGCGTACCCGACGACCGCTTCGTCGAGCGGGTCGCCGCGATCGTGCAGCCCCGACCGGGGACGAACCCGTCGCTCGACGACGTGCAGGCACACTGCCGAGCGAAGATCGCGAGCTACAAGGTGCCGCGCCAGCTCGTCCTGCTGGACGAGATCGTGCGGACTCCCGTCGGCAAGCCCGATTACCGCTGGGCCAAGGCGACCGCGACGACCGCGACCGCAGGAGGGCACTGA
- a CDS encoding glycoside hydrolase family 15 protein yields MNAGGAGARRDGGFVPIGDYAVLGDGRSLALVARDGSIDWLVYDGVDESAVMCAILDPARGGAFELRPVEPFTTERNYVEHTNVLETTFRTATGAVRVTDCITRSSFGRLPWFELARRLEPLSGTVRMQWRVAPRFSFGQHDATVERRGDAITFGASDALLGLVVTGAPATSCDGHDAWGEATVEAGHRLLFALVGVKGGALPIPTAEHVEERIRATVDGWRRWLSNSSYDGEWSEAVLRSALALKLLVDPRTGAIVAAPTTSLPERIGGDRNWDYRYAWLRDCSFTLDALMRLSLHEEAHASVVWLLRAAARTSPWMQVLYGLDGRVPDEEEELPELAGYRGSSPVRSGNAAGSQLQLGTYGHVLDTVWIHVRDGNLLDRSTGAMLARTADYVCEVWPRPDAGIWEVRGKPEQFTSSKFGCWVALDRAIALAERDQIPGDHLDRWRGARDDIRAFVDRECWSDTRGSYTMHAGTDALDASCLLASRAGFLAGDDERMTGTIDAVRAALAEGPFLYRYDEMRGQEGAFLACSFWLVEALARAHRFDEAGALMDELLQASNDVGLFSEEIDPASGELLGNFPQGLTHLALVNAASVFNECKQHS; encoded by the coding sequence GTGAACGCTGGTGGCGCAGGCGCGCGCCGTGACGGGGGCTTCGTCCCGATCGGTGACTACGCCGTCCTCGGCGACGGCCGATCGCTCGCGCTCGTGGCGCGGGACGGCTCGATCGACTGGTTGGTCTACGACGGCGTCGACGAGTCGGCGGTGATGTGCGCGATCCTCGACCCGGCCCGCGGCGGCGCGTTCGAGCTGCGGCCCGTCGAGCCGTTCACCACCGAACGCAACTACGTCGAGCACACGAACGTGCTCGAGACGACGTTCCGCACCGCGACCGGTGCCGTGCGCGTCACCGACTGCATCACGCGCTCGAGCTTCGGGCGCCTGCCGTGGTTCGAGCTCGCACGGCGCCTCGAGCCGTTGTCGGGAACCGTGCGGATGCAGTGGCGGGTCGCACCGCGCTTCTCGTTCGGGCAGCACGACGCGACCGTCGAGCGGCGCGGCGACGCGATCACATTCGGCGCGTCGGACGCGCTGCTCGGCCTCGTGGTCACCGGCGCGCCTGCGACGTCGTGCGACGGTCACGACGCGTGGGGTGAGGCCACCGTCGAGGCCGGCCACCGCCTCCTGTTCGCGCTCGTCGGCGTGAAGGGCGGCGCACTCCCGATCCCGACCGCCGAGCACGTCGAGGAGCGCATCCGGGCGACCGTCGACGGGTGGCGGCGGTGGCTGTCCAACTCGTCCTACGACGGTGAGTGGTCCGAGGCGGTCCTGCGCAGCGCGCTCGCGTTGAAGCTCCTCGTCGACCCGCGAACCGGCGCGATCGTCGCCGCGCCGACGACCTCCCTGCCGGAGCGCATCGGTGGTGATCGCAACTGGGACTATCGGTACGCGTGGCTGCGCGACTGCTCGTTCACGCTGGACGCGCTCATGCGACTGTCCCTCCACGAGGAGGCACACGCGAGCGTCGTGTGGTTGCTGCGGGCCGCCGCGCGCACGAGCCCGTGGATGCAGGTCCTGTACGGGCTCGACGGGCGCGTCCCCGACGAGGAGGAGGAGCTCCCGGAGCTGGCCGGGTATCGCGGGTCGAGCCCGGTGCGCAGCGGGAACGCAGCGGGGTCGCAGCTGCAGCTCGGTACGTACGGACACGTGCTCGACACGGTGTGGATCCACGTCCGCGACGGCAACCTGCTCGACCGTTCGACCGGCGCCATGCTCGCGAGGACGGCCGACTACGTCTGCGAGGTCTGGCCGCGACCGGACGCGGGGATCTGGGAGGTGCGCGGCAAGCCCGAGCAGTTCACGTCGTCCAAGTTCGGCTGCTGGGTCGCGCTCGACCGTGCGATCGCGCTCGCCGAGCGCGACCAGATCCCGGGTGACCACCTCGACCGATGGCGAGGTGCGCGCGATGACATCCGTGCGTTCGTCGACCGCGAGTGCTGGTCGGACACGCGGGGCAGCTACACGATGCACGCCGGTACCGACGCGCTCGACGCGTCGTGCCTGCTCGCCTCGCGCGCCGGCTTCCTCGCCGGGGACGACGAGCGCATGACGGGGACGATCGACGCGGTCCGCGCCGCGCTCGCCGAGGGGCCGTTCCTGTACCGCTACGACGAGATGCGCGGGCAGGAAGGGGCGTTCCTCGCCTGCTCGTTCTGGCTCGTCGAGGCGCTCGCCCGGGCGCACCGCTTCGACGAGGCCGGCGCGCTCATGGACGAGCTCCTCCAGGCCTCGAACGACGTCGGGCTGTTCTCGGAGGAGATCGACCCGGCGAGCGGCGAGCTGCTCGGCAACTTCCCCCAGGGACTGACCCACCTCGCGCTCGTGAACGCGGCGTCCGTCTTCAACGAGTGCAAGCAACACTCGTAG